A part of bacterium genomic DNA contains:
- a CDS encoding SIS domain-containing protein, which produces MSKSKRRPAARGGAKSPARRPGAGVAQVAAGAARAAMDDHVFRLRAALAAVDTPDLVAFAERLWQTARAGGLILIAGNGGSAANASHMAVDLGKSSLGRPPRAGAPRVRALALSEAVGTLTAWANDDAYESAFAEQVTTLAGAGDAVLLLSVSGHSPNITAAAQAARDAGASVFALLGGDGGAVRALADHAIVVPSDDYQIVEDAHLAINHMLTTYIRLALGVRTPRVAAPAAPPKARRRRPRG; this is translated from the coding sequence ATGTCGAAGAGTAAGCGCCGGCCGGCCGCGCGCGGCGGCGCGAAAAGTCCGGCCAGGCGTCCTGGTGCCGGCGTCGCTCAGGTCGCGGCGGGCGCCGCGCGGGCGGCGATGGACGATCATGTCTTCCGGCTCCGGGCGGCGCTCGCGGCCGTGGACACCCCGGATCTCGTCGCGTTCGCGGAACGGCTCTGGCAGACCGCGCGCGCCGGCGGGCTTATTCTCATCGCCGGGAACGGCGGCAGCGCCGCGAACGCCTCGCACATGGCGGTTGACCTCGGCAAGTCGTCGCTCGGCCGGCCGCCCCGAGCCGGCGCGCCGCGGGTGCGCGCGCTGGCGCTCAGCGAGGCGGTGGGCACGCTGACGGCCTGGGCCAACGACGACGCCTACGAGAGCGCGTTCGCCGAGCAGGTCACGACGCTCGCCGGCGCCGGCGACGCGGTGCTGCTGCTCTCCGTCAGCGGGCACTCGCCGAACATCACCGCCGCGGCGCAGGCGGCCCGCGACGCGGGCGCGAGCGTGTTCGCGCTGCTCGGCGGAGACGGCGGCGCGGTGCGGGCGTTGGCCGACCACGCGATCGTCGTGCCGAGCGACGACTACCAGATCGTCGAGGACGCGCACCTCGCGATCAACCACATGCTGACCACGTACATTCGCCTCGCCCTGGGGGTCCGCACGCCGCGTGTCGCGGCGCC